One Branchiostoma floridae strain S238N-H82 chromosome 1, Bfl_VNyyK, whole genome shotgun sequence genomic region harbors:
- the LOC118414233 gene encoding extensin-like, with protein sequence MQVEQPEDEHAGPPPSLQAGPCQDMQVEQRQDEHTGPPPSLQAGPCQDMQVEQGQDEHAGPPPSLQPRPCQDMQVEQGQDEHAGPPPSLQAIRVLQTIPPGDMQSTPPGDIQTTPPGDMQSKPPGDMQTTPPGDMQSKPPGDMHAKPSQYMQSGKGRNMHTGPPRDTQSETPRDMQATLPTDVQAGGSIHMQPAPPRDMQIGAPRDMHTKLPPNKQTTQYDDDVTELPHTKDMQTTPLRDMYTQPPQHVQTRPPQDLQTATPQDVHDVLPIHMQTTPLRDLQSGLPPDVQANHLQRPEHP encoded by the exons atgcaggtcgaacagcctgaagatgagcacgctggaccgcctccatccctgcaggccggaccgtgtcaagacatgcaggtcgaacagCGTCAAGATGAGCACACTGGACCAcctccatccctgcaggccggaccgtgtcaagacatgcaggtcgaacagggtcaagatgagcacgctggaccgcctccatccctgcagcccagaccgtgtcaagacatgcaggtcgaacagggtcaagatgagcacgctggaccgcctccatccctgcaggcTATAAGAGTGCTGCAGACCATACCACCTGGAGACATGCAGAGCACACCACCTGGAGACATCCAGACCACACCACCTGGAGACATGCAGAGCAAACCACCTGGAGACATGCAGACCACACCACCTGGAGACATGCAGAGCAAACCACCTGGAGACATGCATGCTAAACCATCTCAATACATGCAGAGTGGAAAGGGTCGAAACATGCACACCGGACCACCTCGAGACACGCAGAGTGAAACACCTCGAGACATGCAGGCCACACTACCGACAGACGTACAGGCTGGAGGATCCATACACATGCAGCCTGCACCGCCTCGAGACATGCAGATCGGAGCACCACGAGACATGCACACCAAACTACCTCCAAATAAACAGACCAcacaatatgatgatgatgtcacagAGCTACCTCACACAAAAG ACATGCAGACAACACCACTTCGAGACATGTACACCCAGCCGCCTCAACACGTGCAGACCAGACCGCCTCAAGATCTGCAGACCGCAACGCCTCAAGACGTCCACGACGTACTACCCATACACATGCAGACCACACCGCTCCGAGACCTGCAGTCTGGACTGCCTCCAGATGTGCAGGCCAACCACCTACAGAGGCCAGAGCACCCATAG